In a single window of the Littorina saxatilis isolate snail1 linkage group LG3, US_GU_Lsax_2.0, whole genome shotgun sequence genome:
- the LOC138962486 gene encoding uncharacterized protein, which yields MKFFVILLTICYILNSQFAKHSMCVACYRSDNSGKTTTHSKAADIDIKRTETGGSNDNTDVKVSDTYSKRAHTRTGKTEDDDVTYDTVREDPPFPNGRLTNSKRDANVLNFHSADYPFRNVSLPWATRVDNLVSLLTLEEIQLQMARGGHGADVSPAPPIPRLGVGPYSWNTECLRGVVNAGPATSFPQALGLAATFSADVVGRVARATGREVRAKYNNYTRHGLYGDHMGLSCFSPVVNIMRDPRWGRNQETYGEDPYLTSTLATSFVHGLQGNHSRYVLANAGCKHFDVHGGPEDIPQSRFSFNAQVSELDWHQTFLPAFKACVDAGTYSVMCSYNSINGVPACANHKLLTEILRDTWGFTGYVVSDQSALERIVTDHHYVNDYVTAAADAINAGVNIEVSKNNVNGVFMQLVPAMQKDLVQEETIRKRAKPLFHTRMRLGEFDPASMNPYSTLDLSIIQSPAHQALTLEAAMKSFVLLKNKDGFLPIIEKFAVVSVVGPMSNNASIIYGPENKSPTVNVTATVTPLEGLRQLGLTVTHAEGCDDVSCQGYDAQGIKTAVEKADIVLVCLGTGQLQENEGHDRADLELPGQQLQLLQDTVTFSNGAPVVLLLFNACPLNVTWAAQNPSVSAIMECWFPAQSTGTALLHVLTNEGGTSSPAGRLPSTWPLLADQIPNMVNYSMSGRTYRYSNAPALYPFGFGLSYTTFWYSELSLSNQTIRAGQPLQGSVVLRNSGKVTCDEVVQVYIRWNDQSLPAPTLQLAWFDRVTVTGGTSQKIQFTVTRQSMAVWLVQGWTISPGSVTVYVGGQQPGQITSVPSNVLSQDFVITGLQHLDKY from the exons ATGAAGTTTTTCGTAATCTTACTTACCATCTGTTACATTTTAAACTCGCAGTTTGCAAAACACTCTATGTGTGTTGCGTGCTATAGAAGCGACAACTCGGGAAAAACAACCACGCACTCAAAAGCTGCGGATATAGACATTAAAAGAACGGAAACAGGCGGAAGTAATGACAATACTGACGTGAAAGTGTCTGACACATATTCAAAACGAGCGCACACTCGCACGGGAAAAACGGAAGACGACGACGTCACATATGATACCGTTCGGGAAGACCCTCCTTTTCCAAACGGACGTCTGACGAACAGTAAGAGAGATGCCAACGTTCTCAACTTTCATAGCGCGGACTACCCGTTCCGCAACGTATCGTTACCATGGGCAACAAGGGTGGACAACTTGGTGTCGCTGCTGACACTGGAGGAAATCCAGCTGCAGATGGCGCGAGGTGGTCACGGTGCTGACGTCAGCCCGGCCCCGCCCATCCCGCGCCTGGGGGTGGGGCCTTACTCGTGGAACACAGAGTGTCTGAGGGGCGTGGTCAATGCCGGTCCCGCCACCTCCTTCCCCCAGGCCCTGGGGCTAGCTGCAACTTTCAG CGCCGACGTGGTGGGACGAGTTGCACGAGCCACGGGGCGGGAGGTGCGCGCCAAGTACAACAACTACACGCGACACGGGCTGTACGGCGACCACATGGGGCTGTCCTGTTTCTCACCTGTCGTCAACATCATGAGGGACCCCAGGTGGGGCAGGAACCAG GAAACGTACGGAGAGGATCCCTACCTGACCAGCACCCTGGCCACCAGCTTTGTCCACGGTCTCCAAGGCAACCACAGTCGCTACGTGCTGGCCAACGCTGGATGCAAGCATTTTGACGTCCATGGGGGACCCGAGGACATACCGCAGTCAAGATTCTCCTTCAACGCACAG GTGAGTGAGTTGGACTGGCACCAGACGTTCCTACCTGCCTTCAAGGCGTGTGTGGATGCCGGTACCTACAGTGTCATGTGCAGCTATAACAG CATCAACGGAGTACCAGCGTGCGCCAACCACAAGCTGCTGACGGAGATCCTGAGAGACACGTGGGGCTTCACGGGCTACGTGGTCAGTGACCAGAGCGCACTGGAGCGAATCGTCACAGACCATCATTACGTCAACGATTACGTCACTGCTGCAGCTGACGCCATCAACGCTGGCGTCAACATCGAGGTGTCCAAGAATAACGTAAATGGTGTCTTCATGCAACTCG TGCCAGCTATGCAGAAAGATCTGGTACAAGAAGAAACCATAAGAAAGCGCGCCAAGCCCCTATTCCACACGCGCATGCGTCTCGGCGAGTTTGACCCGGCTTCCATGAACCCTTACTCCACACTGGACCTGTCAATCATTCAGAGCCCCGCCCACCAAGCTCTGACACTGGAGGCGGCGATGAAGAGCTTTGTGCTGCTGAAGAACAAGGACGGCTTTTTGCCGATCATTGAGAAATTTGCAGTTGTCAGC GTGGTAGGTCCTATGTCAAACAACGCCTCCATTATATACGGTCCAGAAAACAAAAGTCCCACGGTCAACGTCACCGCCACCGTGACGCCACTTGAAGGCCTGCGTCAGCTAGGGCTCACAGTGACGCATGCTGAGGGTTGTGATGACGTCAGCTGCCAAGGATACGACGCACAGGGCATCAAGACGGCAGTGGAGAAAGCCGACATCGTCTTAGTCTGTCTGGGCACTG GTCAACTTCAAGAAAATGAAGGTCACGACCGAGCTGACCTTGAGTTGCCGGGTCAACAGCTTCAACTTTTGCAAGACACTGTCACGTTCA GTAACGGCGCCCCGGTGGTGTTACTGCTCTTTAACGCTTGTCCCCTGAACGTGACGTGGGCGGCCCAGAATCCCTCAGTGTCGGCCATCATGGAGTGTTGGTTTCCTGCCCAGAGTACGGGGACAGCGCTGCTGCACGTGCTGACCAATGAGGGCGGAACCAGCTCTCCTGCAGGACGTCTGCCCAGCACCTGGCCTCTCCTCGCTGACCAG ATACCCAACATGGTGAACTACTCGATGTCAGGACGGACGTACCGCTACAGCAATGCTCCAGCTCTCTACCCGTTCGGCTTTGGTCTGTCCTACACCACGTTTTGGTATTCTGAGCTGTCGCTTAGCAACCAGACCATCAGGGCGGGCCAGCCACTGCAAGGATCCGTTGTACTGAGGAACTCTGGCAAAGTGACCTGTGACGAG GTGGTACAGGTGTACATCAGGTGGAACGACCAGTCTCTACCTGCCCCCACACTACAGTTGGCGTGGTTTGACAGAGTGACTGTGACAGGGGGAACATCACAGAAGATCCAGTTCACGGTCACACGTCAATCCATGGCTGTCTGGCTCGTTCAAGGGTGGACCATCTCTCCTG GTTCTGTGACGGTGTATGTCGGGGGTCAGCAGCCCGGTCAGATCACGAGTGTCCCCAGCAACGTGCTGTCACAAGACTTCGTCATCACAGGACTTCAACACCTGGACAAATATTGA